The genome window ccgaaaaattaaacagaattttaaaaagttttgaatttttttttttgagataccaaaatacttttttttgtaatattttgaattttatatatattttttgaaaatttacacaaatttcttttttttttaatctcaaaactaccaaaaaatagCTTACATCGTCTCCCGCTCCTTTGCATTCCTCTCGTCTTCAATCATTTTCTCATAGTCTTCATCTTCACCGCCGGCTTTTTCttcgagctgaaaaatgttaaaattaacaacttttttctaaaaattactaacggaagaacaattttctgaaattttttgtattattttttttggaaaaaataataataataataataataataatttattacgctcgCTGGGAGACGTGAAGGAATACAGAATACAAAAGTTATCATTGTTCGCTTGAACTAGAATTGGTGCAGTCGGGCAATTGTTTCCATTCCATTAGAATGTTGTCCTTGTCCTTGCGTTGTCCTTGCGTAGACTCCCCCATAGTGGGCGAGCGATTCCCgagtgaaaataatcacggaatcttatttttttttgactaaagATTATTTTGACTAAAGATTGTAATTTGTAACTAAATTTACAAGTTCCAccgaaaatcgagattttttataaaaatgtgttctttttaagcgaaaaagtttttaaaaagatttcgcgatttttgaaatttgttcgaaaaatttttaaaataaaatttgtgcgatttttcgaagaaaatttttcatttttagcgatttttttggatttattaaagaatttttcgctgaaaaacgAACCTTTCTCTTCTGACtctttttcatcaatttttcccgAATCGACGAAATTGACGATTCATCTTTGACAGTATCATCATCTTCTGGACAATAATTACTCATTTCATCACGTGTCACTGCAGCTTGTTTCGATAGGCCAACAGTGTCATTGTCATGAGCATCATGGGCGGATTTCGGCTTGTTCGCGGTTTTCTGGAAGGGCAAAATTGATTGCTTCGGTATTTTTTATTACacatttggtttaaaaaagttcggaaattccgaatttgccagtttaaaaatgtataaagttttgcaaaaattttaatcatttttggactttttttttaatctaaaaatcgatagttttagttttttgtttagaaagaattatagaaaaaaaattaagaaaacctaaatttagccggaaaaaaaattttgaaactaggTAATTTGATTGCGATAGAAATCCAAATATCATTCGGCTattggggattttttttttgaaaaataaattcttttcGCACCGCAGTTATTTGctgttaaatattttatatttcgggagcacaaaattctgagaatgcgtattgcgcatcatatctgacgcgcaaaatatctcatagcgaaaactactgtaattctttaaatgactactgtagcgctggtgtcgatttacgagctcgacgaatttatttaaaaaattttatcgaatAATAAATGACTTCCGACACAAGCGCTAAAGTAGTCTTtcaaagggttactgtagttttctctacgggatattttgcgcgtcaaatatgttgcccAATACGCATTCTTAGAATTTAGTGTTTACCCGTAATAATTACAGttcattttctataatttacaataaaaatttcgaaaaaaatttaatcggtttttttttttggaaatttctgataaattgccaaaaataattaatttttctacaaaactgCTACagtaaaatgtgaaaaatcgtgcaaaaaatcaagaaaatttacggaaaaggattttttttccaacatttttcaatagacCGTATTTATACTCCTGATTCCGAATTTcgaagtgaaaaaattcaaaaaaatttccctgattttttattaatttttaaaatccgaaaatccattggtttgttaaattcaaacgataaattttgaatgataaccgtgccgcagttgtgtggatttacgagatttatatttttaattcatttttatttaattttcacaccgattttcccgatttttttcccgaagtttattgaaattcttgttatttccattaatttatggtattttatttatgaaaacaattaaaattacatgaaatattatattttcagcagAAAGTCGAATATTTCATGTAATTTTATTCGTTTTCATCAACAAAGTCATAAATAAtggaaactaaaatttcaatgtaacacaacgaaaaatcgggaaaattggtatgaatattaaataaaaatgaattaaaaatattaatctcgtaaatcgacacaactgcggcacggttatcagacaaaatttgtcgtttgaatttttaaaaaaccaatggattttcggatttttaaaaattaatataaaattgcattttttgacaatttatcataatttttaatggatttttggtttttcaaaaattaatataaaatcagggaaattttttgaaattttttcgaattgataTTCGGTATAAGGAGCATAAATAGggtaaatcggaaaatttttcgtcCAAATTTAATCtcaaattactgaaaaaatttaattgcaaatgttattttccttttttttttttggaaaatgtgggTCCttgtaaaaaaatggaattttttaacggaactgttactgaaaaattctgtGATAAATCAcggaaattttacaaaaaatcctcATTAAAATGCTCTAAACCTTATTAAAAACGGCCAATTCTTGCTCATCCTCCTCAACTTCATCTCCAAATGACAACAAATTCGTCTTCTTCGTCTCCACAACTTTCGGCTCTTTTCTCCGCtcacttttctcttttttcctcttttcccGTGGCTTTAAATCATCAAATGGATTATTATCAATTCGTGCTCCagtaattttataaaatgtcACTGGTCGATCGCCTTCAGTCTCAACTTCTGTGATTTTAAGCATATTGAAAAGTGTGGGTCCGGTCACTTTTCCGAAGATTGTGTGCTTTTTGTCGAGCTCTGGAGCTCCGCGATCACCGATTGTGAAGAAGAATTGGGAACCGTTGTCGTCTCGTCCAGCATTTGCCATTCCAACAATTCCGCGGCGGTTGAATTTTAGACGTTGGTGGATTTCatcctggaatttttggaattttgagtgaaaatctgaagtttttggattttttttgaattgctttttttgcgaccagaaattgatttttaaactaaaattgatttttttaaactaaaaaaaattttttttgaaaaattgatttgtttagactgaaataaatgtttttttggaaaaattgattttgtttccgaaaaaattaaattttttacccaaaaaattgattttttttggtcaaaatttaattttttggccaaaaattgattttttttggtcaaaatttaattttttggccaaaaattgattttttttacccaaaattgtttattttttgtaaaatggatttttttacagaaaaatttgattttttgtcatatttttctaaataaaaaattaattttttccccctaaaaatttaatatttttggccaaacaattgatttttttttgaaaaattgattttttcaacaagaaattaattttctaaaatttgtttttttttaactaaaaaattgacaaaaaatatttctgaaagaaaaattgatttttttttaatttaaaattaattattttacccaaaaatttaacttttttttaaactaaaaattgatttttcggttttttttggaatttttgtatgAGAAGGCCTTAAATCTGTTTTTACTCATAAGAAacgttgaaaaaatacaaaattatagcttcaaattttttatgacaatttttttaaagaaaatttgaattttattgggattttcaattttttaaacgatttctcaaaaaaaaagtgcaaattttgaaCCTTAAATGGTTTTCCATAGATGCTCTCTCCGCCGGTTCCGGTTGCCGTAGGGTCTCCACCCTGGAGAAtgaaatctgcaaaaaaaaattcttggaaatttttgaaaaaaacttgcaaaaaaaaatttcttttttgatttttaaaaatgtttttaattttaaaatttaaaaaattaacgttaattttttttcgccatTTACTAACTTTTGACAAGCCGATGAAATACAGTTCCCTTGTAATAATTTTCCATGCAAAGCTGGATGAAATTTCTGCATGCTAGTGGAGCTTCCTTCGTCCAAAGCTCAATTTCAATGTCTCCGGCAGTGGTTTCAAGGGTTACCTGCAAgaaatttagttaaaaatgaagtaaaattgaagaaaattgaataattaattgattttattatggtaaagacatttttttaaagctttttcgaaattatttaatttttgaaaattcaatttgtttcgatttcttcaaaattttgggattttcgcgccaaaactacagtacctaGGGTATCGACacgaatttttattattgctAATTGAGATacgtgtgcgcctttaaagattactgtaattttattttaaagtttgcaACTACagctctttaaaggcgcacaccttttcgcaatcaaaaattttttgtcgtgtcgagaccctaGGTACCGTAGTTTGGGCtcgaaaatcgcaaaatttgtcatatttttgcgatttttcatctaaaaattgacaactttttaaaaattcggatatttaatttttaaaaaggagTAAAATATGACgaaatctgcaattttcgcgccaaaacAACGGTACATagggtctcgaagcgacatatttttgtttaaaaatgtgcgcttttaaagattactgtacattcgaattttcatcaatttttcatagtaaactgtagtttttggataaaaaattttcgaatttttatcgattttttgattaaaaaaatgttcaagactacagtactctttttaaaggcgcacacctttttgcagTTAACAAAAAGtcgtcgtgtcgagaccatagataccgtatttttggcgcgaaaagCGCAAAATTCGtcatattttttcgatttttcctctaaaaattgacaaatttcaaaaaattcggatatttaatttaaaaaaaagagaaaaatatgaCGAATTCTGCGATTTTCGCGCCAAAACTACGGTACCTagggtctcgaagcgacacatttttgttaaaaagatgtgcgcctttaaagattactgtagtctcgaatttttatagattttttgattaaaaaaatgttcaagactacagtactctttaaaggcgcacacctctttgcaataaacaaaaattgtcgtgtcgagaccaggaaACGTAGTTTTGGcgcaaaaagtgcaaaattggtcgtatttttcaataaattatccaaaatttttcgaaattagccaatttttagataaaaaaaactcaaaattttcgttttacagcttaaaaattgcaaaaatacgCGAATTTTtcatcggaaaaatcgaaaatttcactggattttcgatttttattcaaaaatcgataaaaattgaaattttcggtcattttttctggaaaattcaattttttccaccaaaaatcgataaaaatcaataattttaccTTTCCCGTCGTAATCGGCTCGTTGATATATTGATTACTcatctgaaaactgaaaattttccgcaaaaatctgaaaatcgccGGCTGAAATATTCACACAGAACAAGTAactattgtttgaaaatatcgattttttgttatttgtcggcaagaaatttatttatataaatatatataggttttgaatatcaaaaatactggaaaaaaaagctgCTACTAATATCTACACTGTAGAGAGGAAAAAGCCaaatttcaagccaaaaaattcacgaattcacccaaattttggatttttttcggtcaaaattccgggaaaattgatgaaaatcagCTAATTTTACAATATAATTTAGAGGAAATCTGggggaaaattggggaaaactAAGggaaattctacaattttgaagctgaaattcCGGGAAAAATCAGCTAATTTTACGGCTAAAAATTAGGGGAATCAATGAAAATCAACCAATTTTACGACCAAAATTTAGGGGAATCGGTGAAAAATCAGTGGAAATCcggaaaaatctgtgaaatagggggaaataaataataatttaagaTCTGGCGTTGATAATCTTGACAAAATCGGGTTTCAACGATGCTCCACCGACCAAGAATCCATCGATATCCGGCTTCTTTCCAAGCTCAGCCGCATTGTCAGCAGTCACAGATCCTCCATAAATGATTCTCGTGGCATCGGCGACAGCTGGTGAGACCTTCTCTTTGAGGAATGCACGGATCCATTCATGAACCTCCTGGGCTTGTTCTCCAGAAGCAGTCTTTCCGGTTCCGATGGCCCAAACTGGTTCGTAGGCGATCACAATGTTCTCCCAGCTGACACCCTTGTCGACGATGGCTTGAAGTTGACGGAAGTTTacctggaaattggaaaatttgggtctcgaagcgatcgatttttgaaatttatttttctacaacattaaaaaaaatctttatttatAAGGAATTGggtattatttttcaggaattttttgtttcaaattttatcgatttttcgaaaattttatattcttcgggattcttttttttttttgaatttttcgcgtttttgggaatttaaatttgtatttttatataaatttcacgaaaattcattaaaaaatcgggtctcgaagcgattatttttgaactttttttgttttaccaCGTGGAATAGGgaatttaatcgatttttcgaagatttttaaataaaaatgtttcttcggagatttttttttgaacttttctgcaaaattcaagaaaattcataAGAAAtcgggtctcgaaacgactaTTTCaggagttttttcttttttattgccggaaccaatttttttgttgaaaatttggcaaaaaaaaaaagaattatttttggcgaccattttttgttggaattttccgcttttttggaaaatgataaaattaaatgttttctgttcaaaattcacgaaaattcataaaaatcggGTCTCGAAGCGATTATTTCTAATATTCGTTGCAGAAAGAGAAATATTGcgttttttttgaggaaaaattgagctcaaaactataaaattcagggattttttaagaagaaactttgaaaaattcccgaaaaacgtgcaaattcgaaacaaaaccattttggaattttcaaaaaatctcaaaaacttgatttttctactgaaatattagaagaaatcgattttctacccgaaaaaattaagaaaaaaaatctgaaagtttgaaaatgttgaattttcaaattttcttgcgaaaaatcgataatttccagtATTTTGCTCCCTTACATCCTTGGTGTGTCCGGCTTCACGCTCCTCGAGCTTCTCCCCAATGCAGAAAACGACCTTAATTCCAGCCTCGAGAGCATGCACGGTCTTCTCAGCGATcagctgaaaaagaaatttcagattaatttccctgaaactcgaattttttattgacacttggtgtcaggctgtctcattgcggtttgatctacaaaaaatgcgggaatttttctgccagaaaaatgtgacgtcagcacactcttgcGAAATCAGtggaaaagtctgcgtctcgaGAAGAtcttttcccgaatttttcgaagatcaaatcaaaatgtattaaacTAACAGCATCGCTTTCTCCAAAGACATGACGACGTTCCGAGTGTCCGAGGATCACCCATTCCAATCCAAGATCCTTGATCATTGCCGGCGAAATTTCCCCGGTGAATGCTCCCTTTGGCACT of Caenorhabditis elegans chromosome II contains these proteins:
- the tpi-1 gene encoding Triosephosphate isomerase (Confirmed by transcript evidence), which translates into the protein MTRKFFVGGNWKMNGDYASVDGIVTFLNASADNSSVDVVVAPPAPYLAYAKSKLKAGVLVAAQNCYKVPKGAFTGEISPAMIKDLGLEWVILGHSERRHVFGESDALIAEKTVHALEAGIKVVFCIGEKLEEREAGHTKDVNFRQLQAIVDKGVSWENIVIAYEPVWAIGTGKTASGEQAQEVHEWIRAFLKEKVSPAVADATRIIYGGSVTADNAAELGKKPDIDGFLVGGASLKPDFVKIINARS
- the cyn-16 gene encoding Spliceosome-associated protein CWC27 homolog (Confirmed by transcript evidence) gives rise to the protein MSNQYINEPITTGKVTLETTAGDIEIELWTKEAPLACRNFIQLCMENYYKGTVFHRLVKNFILQGGDPTATGTGGESIYGKPFKDEIHQRLKFNRRGIVGMANAGRDDNGSQFFFTIGDRGAPELDKKHTIFGKVTGPTLFNMLKITEVETEGDRPVTFYKITGARIDNNPFDDLKPREKRKKEKSERRKEPKVVETKKTNLLSFGDEVEEDEQELAVFNKKTANKPKSAHDAHDNDTVGLSKQAAVTRDEMSNYCPEDDDTVKDESSISSIREKLMKKSQKRKLEEKAGGEDEDYEKMIEDERNAKERETIDKMNSELKDMQKEYMKALRPVKEKKKAVKDETLSEAMQSYHDLKMRFKSKTKDVVKQKDAQREGQTMNMLERFKNRLGASNQKAILFDKKIEIKEPILRNEGEEGEEKKFGTMDLDAEDIQGTSWMSHRFKAEDVVLSSKAKDANMREESEDWYHITDPRNKMAKRRRGEE